A genomic region of Fusarium oxysporum Fo47 chromosome VI, complete sequence contains the following coding sequences:
- a CDS encoding subunit 17 of mediator complex-domain-containing protein, producing MARGDDQPLSIRPSPVADRKPQNIAEFIARANAQPGGFRAINEAKLREELAQEEAEYGAALDRDADMADGDQDEDDDQDAPRDLQEVRMEMLKNLDAAGNTALLTLDFLSLLISKQNPTQAGVTLSQGLRDMVGIGTLGTDRLDNPPVTPAKVQEQENIALGLALIQTNKARDAAEAASAFLEKEVTVEGKYWEEIATVQKSGWSISRVPQERHTLGVRFGFSEAAPEYRNSLAPMRRGNGGAVQLDCGRLGGVSERVVVTYERDGQVTGRSALPAETAADAPLEERVLEARNTIFSQELWHELTREARTLAAYDVKPYDSRLICDIDPASKSRVILELVPLGPQASSDDDLPDNQIAETISLALHTLLSYAHRQNELTRTRPIPPHIPRSRGQQTHALLRPIIARLMHLHNVQVVTKHIGVLVQSLQRAGFPSRFVLHTAPISLTDSDPANQGPNQLASSQIMIRNMLQPIEFNIKLTILPNVSFTVRGRTFLMPVTATYYYVITPPNSPLSAACAPYREGYPDANALADYLGTATTRLLVEHYLAILPPPWSKGIQGNAILNAKNEDCRMIFTVTEEPALHLKSTSIVDGQLVSQEWTWSDDATKIYVQDIIDTEVSKLNL from the exons ATGGCTCGTGGCGACGACCAACCGCTGTCTATACGACCATCTCCCGTCGCCGATCGCAAACCTCAGAACATTGCAGAGTTTATTGCTCGCGCCAACGCACAACCTGGCGGTTTCAGAGCTATAAATGAGGCCAAACTAAGAGAAGAGCTTGCCCAAGAGGAAGCGGAGTATGGGGCTGCGCTGGATAGAGATGCCGATATGGCCGATGGGGACCaagacgaggacgacgacCAGGATGCGCCGAGAGATCTCCAGGAAGTGCGCATGGAAATGCTAAAGAATCTTGA CGCCGCAGGGAACACAGCTCTTCTTACCCTCGacttcctctccctcctcatcTCGAAACAGAACCCTACACAGGCTGGCGTCACTCTCTCACAAGGCCTACGCGACATGGTTGGCATCGGTACATTGGGCACTGACAGGCTTGATAACCCGCCCGTGACTCCAGCCAAAGTACAAGAACAGGAGAACATCGCATTGGGTCTGGCACTCATACAGACAAACAAAGCACGggatgctgctgaggctgctaGTGCGTTCTTGGAAAAAGAAGTTACGGTTGAGGGTAAATACTGGGAGGAGATTGCAACAGTCCAGAAGTCCGGGTGGTCGATATCCAGAGTGCCCCAAGAAAGGCACACACTTGGTGTTCGATTCGGTTTCTCAGAAG CTGCGCCCGAGTACAGGAATAGTCTCGCACCTATGAGGCGAGGCAATGGCGGGGCAGTTCAGCTTGATTGCGGCCGGCTGGGAGGAGTATCCGAGCGAGTTGTTGTAACATATGAAAGGGACGGTCAAGTTACCGGCCGTTCTGCTTTACCTGCTGAGACAGCTGCTGACGCCCCCTTGGAAGAGCGTGTTCTTGAAGCCCGAAATACCATTTTCTCACAAGAGCTATGGCACGAACTGACACGCGAAGCTCGCACCCTTGCAGCATACGATGTCAAGCCATACGACTCCCGCCTCATCTGCGATATTGATCCAGCATCCAAATCAAGGGTCATCTTAGAGCTGGTGCCTCTTGGccctcaagcttcttcagaTGATGATCTTCCTGATAACCAGATCGCTGAGACGATATCCCTTGCGCTGCATACCCTCCTTAGCTATGCTCATCGGCAGAACGAGCTCACGAGAACTCGTCCTATACCGCCTCACATCCCACGATCGAGAGGCCAGCAAACACATGCTCTTCTCCGTCCTATAATCGCTCGCCTCATGCACCTCCACAACGTCCAAGTCGTTACCAAGCATATTGGCGTCCTCGTTCAGTCTCTTCAGCGCGCTGGCTTTCCGTCACGTTTCGTCCTCCACACAGCCCCTATTTCTCTCACCGACTCAGATCCCGCGAATCAGGGACCTAACCAACTTGCATCGTCGCAGATAATGATTAGGAATATGCTTCAGCCCATTGAGTTCAACATCAAACTAACCATTCTTCCCAATGTCAGCTTCACCGTCCGCGGCCGGACATTCCTCATGCCTGTTACAGCGACATATTACTATGTAATCACTCCCCCGAACTCACCTCTTTCGGCTGCATGTGCACCATATCGGGAAGGATATCCAGATGCAAATGCACTGGCTGATTACCTCGGCACTGCTACCACACGCCTTCTCGTCGAGCACTACCTCGCTATTCTTCCCCCGCCATGGTCCAAAGGCATACAGGGCAATGCCATTCTCAACGCCAAGAACGAGGATTGTCGGATGATCTTCACAGTCACAGAAGAGCCGGCTCTCCATTTGAAGAGTACGTCCATCGTTGACGGGCAACTGGTGTCCCAGGAATGGACGTGGTCAGACGACGCTACCAAAATATATGTTCAGGACATAATAGATACCGAGGTTTCGAAATTGAACCTCTAA
- a CDS encoding synaptobrevin-domain-containing protein: protein MPEQEAPYDPYIPSGQAGAQQQGAGGNARTQALQAQIDDTVGVMRDNINKVSQRGERLDALQDKTDNLAVSAQGFRRGANRVRKQMWWKDMKMRMCLIIGIIILLVIIIVPSVVATR from the exons ATGCCTGAGCAGGAAGCCCCCTACGACCCCTACATCCCCAGCGGCCAGGCTGGAGCCCAACAACAGGGCGCTGGCGGCAATGCCAGAACGCAGGCGCTACAAGCT CAAATTGATGATACCGTGGGTGTGATGCGtgacaacatcaacaaggtTTCCCAACGTGGTGAGCGCCTCGATGCTCTTCAGGATAAGACCGACAACTTGGCCGTCTCGGCACAAGGTTTCCGTCGAGGAGCCAACAGAGTCCGCAAGCAGATGTGGTGGAAGGATATGAAGATGCGAATGTGTCTGATTATCGGTATCATCATTCTGctggtcatcatcatcgttcCCTCTG TTGTGGCTACTCGTTAA
- a CDS encoding alkaline-phosphatase-like protein has product MSFHNLNTNPSREDRDNASFLSPVAYDDDASSLHSRSDQDTDTDDDELISRARNSRELRAHDRIVLMEEEDIDRLVTDSRQKKERERRGSGLAVPNIGKMFGRRGSSSGTRSINSSAENLVIEKRKTRRQRRQKKREKLVEHAQHGEDGELMYEMEEGGMKEGSSTGESSERDDSDELDRHHLNMIAEAKAQRRRSWRRWVFIHSLIAIGFAILILLAWKLSKNRRNRFTKANQPLVSNGTALFAPTSLIISLDGFRADFLQRGLTPTLNSFVAEGVSPKWMHPSFPSVTFPNHYTLATGLYPESHGIVSNTFWDPDMQSQFYYTHPGQSLDPKWWGGEPFWVTAEKQGVRSAVHMWPGSEAHVLHTEPSLMDKFNGKETLENKVARIMEFLDMPGFEDKTVDTGNMRPQLIAAYVPHVDSDGHKFGPNSTEIRQTIKNVDGMLGQVFHGLEQRNLTDIVNVIVVSDHGMATTDISRLIQLEDLIDTDKIEHIDGWPLYGLRPKNPDDLKGLYYELKEKSKSNPNFEVYLRDVDMPERYHFSKHHRIAPLWVVPETGWAIVTKDEFDVEEGKKKNLVYHPRGLHGYDHEHPLMRAIFIARGPAFPHPANSQIEVFQNIEVYNMLCDSVGLTPSSNNGTLRLPLKPIGVHKPEDTPEEPADPPSAPKKPARPTLSEKPSHPERPTVPQKPTQPERPTVPVAPTQSAKATVSLKKPAKPSKSAVPSKDSGGKDGDSDSDSDSGDEDDDKDEGIWDWFTHKVEKVWHKITGDD; this is encoded by the exons ATGTCCTTCCACAACTTAAATACGAACCCTTCTAGGGAGGATCGCGACAATGCCTCGTTCCTCTCTCCTGTCGCATACGACGACgatgcttcttctcttcactCCCGCAGCGATCAAGATACCGATACCGACGATGACGAACTTATCTCGCGCGCGAGAAATAGTAGAGAATTGCGTGCTCACGATCGCATTGTCttgatggaagaggaagatattGATCGACTTGTTACCGATTCGCGACAGAAGAAAGAACGGGAGCGCCGTGGCTCAGGACTCGCAGTACCTAATATAGGCAAAATGTTTGGTCGTCGAGGAAGCAGTTCAGGAACTCGTTCGATCAACAGTTCCGCAGAAAATCTTGTGATTGAGAAGCGAAAGACTCGACGCCAACGGAGACAGAAGAAGCGAGAGAAACTTGTGGAGCATGCTCAACATGGAGAGGACGGAGAGTTGATgtatgagatggaagaaggaggtATGAAGGAAGGGAGCTCAACTGGCGAGAGTAGCGAGAGGGATGACAGTGACGAATTGGATCGACATCATCTAAATATGATTGCCGAAGCAAAGGCCCAGCGACGTCGCAGCTGGCGCCGGTGGGTCTTCATTCACTCCCTGATCGCCATAGGCTTCGCGATCTTGATTCTCTTAGCCTGGAAGCTATCCAAGAATCGTAGGAACAGATTCACCAAGGCGAACCAACCCCTGGTCAGCAATGGAACCGCCCTCTTTGCGCCCACGtccctcatcatcagcctGGATGGTTTCCGCGCCGACTTCCTCCAACGTGGATTGACACCTACCTTGAACTCGTTCGTTGCCGAGGGAGTGTCGCCGAAATGGATGcatccttcttttccatcaGTCACCTTTCCGAACCATTACACTCTTGCAACAGGCTTATATCCTGAAAGCCATGGCATCGTCAGCAATACCTTCTGGGATCCTGATATGCAATCGCAATTCTACTACACCCATCCTGGCCAGAGTCTTGACCCAAAGTGGTGGGGAGGAGAGCCTTTCTGGGTTACAGCAGAGAAGCAAGGGGTTCGGAGTGCTGTCCATATGTGGCCAGGAAGCGAGGCACATGTCCTTCACACTGAACCAAGCTTGATGGATAAGTTCAATGGCAAAGAAACACTTGAGAATAAGGTCGCCAGAATCATGGAGTTTCTTGATATGCCCGGCTTTGAGGACAAGACAGTGGACACCGGCAACATGCGACCACAATTGATTGCCGCTTACGTTCCTCATGTCGACAGTGATGGTCACAAATTCGGTCCCAACTCCACTGAGATCCGCCAAACTATCAAGAATGTGGACGGCATGCTGGGACAGGTCTTCCACGGACTCGAGCAACGCAACTTGACCGACATTGTCAACGTGATTGTCGTCTCCGATCACGGTATGGCAACCACAGATATCTCAAGACTAATCCAGCTCGAAGACCTTATCGATACAGACAAGATTGAGCATATCGATGGCTGGCCACTCTACGGTCTTCGTCCCAAAAACCCAGACGACTTGAAAGGACTCTACTATGAGCTTAAGGAGAAGTCAAAGTCTAACCCAAACTTTGAAGTCTATCTTCGTGACGTCGACATGCCCGAGCGATATCACTTCTCCAAGCATCACCGCATTGCCCCGCTGTGGGTTGTTCCCGAAACAGGATGGGCCATTGTCACTAAAGACGAGTTTGATgtagaagaaggaaagaagaagaatctcGTATATCATCCGCGAGGTCTTCATGGTTATGACCATGAGCATCCGCTTATGAGGGCCATTTTCATTGCCCGTGGCCCTGCGTTCCCCCACCCAGCGAACAGCCAGATCGAAGTGTTCC AAAATATTGAGGTGTACAACATGTTGTGCGACTCTGTTGGTTTGACGCCCAGCTCCAACAACGGAACTTTACGGCTTCCCCTGAAGCCTATCGGCGTGCACAAGCCCGAAGATACACCCGAGGAACCTGCCGATCCTCCGTCCGCCCCCAAGAAGCCGGCTCGCCCAACTTTGTCGGAGAAGCCAAGTCATCCCGAGAGGCCGACTGTGCCTCAAAAGCCTACCCAGCCTGAACGACCTACGGTCCCAGTTGCCCCTACGCAGTCCGCCAAGGCGACAGTCTCACTCAAGAAACCCGCGAAACCATCAAAGTCGGCTGTCCCCTCTAAGGACAGCGGAGGTAAGGATGGGGATAGCGACAGCGATAGTGACAGTggcgacgaggacgatgataAAGACGAAGGAATTTGGGATTGGTTCACTCACAAAGTGGAGAAAGTATGGCATAAAATTACTGGAGATGATTGA
- a CDS encoding glycosyl hydrolase family 76-domain-containing protein, which produces MRFPSTSRSEPRLGTGGIIAALLLTLNRFSLAYQLDPNSTSSIKSIAKSIAKDMVGMYHGDEPGQTPGLLPDPYYWWYAGAFMGTLVDYWAYTGDSQYVEITKQALLFQVGDHDDYMPINQTRTEGNDDQGFWGLTVMSAAEYNFPHPAEDQPQWLGLAQAVFNTQAARWDTEHCNGGLRWQIFQWNRGYDYKNSISQACFFALGARLALFTGNSSYADWADRTWDWMEAVEFIDPKSWYVYDGAHIGNNCTKLVPYQFSYNAGGMILGAAAMYNFTESQVWKDRLDNLLVGAKVFFSGPEKNIMTEVACEPVKLCNLDQKSFKAYLSRWLAVTTQWAPHTRDTIMPLLRASAVAATDKCTGGDNNRMCSLYWTKDKFEGEVTIGQQMAALEVTLACMIQDRPAPLTKDTGGTSKANPGGGAEDVGRTTPDLDYKPLPAGDKAGAAIITILILAGLLAGMFWIFFDETSDSGPIDQFRSFGSSAAAAVAALAAGRGAAAVFGHKKGKKDINEKNAAVFATSSNGSSQESTNSPVANDVPAGAINQSQGQHRRVSSMPLGWPQNPAMRGSTLYDSDGVYPASASARQSRGDWAVGGIGESSSAAGSSAGGNRSYTQQENATGDTTPGTEEPGLPHDRNSKSATHTAEVGVSQREAPGAIGVAQ; this is translated from the exons ATGCGTTTCCCGTCAACATCGAGATCAGAGCCAAGGCTTGGTACAGGCGGCATCATAGCTGCCCTGCTACTGACGCTCAATCGCTTTTCCTTGGCCTACCAACTGGATCCTAATTCGACGA GTTCGATTAAATCGATTGCCAAATCAATCGCCAAGGATATGGTTGGCATGTATCATGGCGACGAACCCGGACAAACACCAGGTCTACTACCTGATCCTTATTACT GGTGGTACGCTGGCGCCTTTATGGGAACGCTCGTCGATTATTGGGCATACACTGGCGATTCCCAATACGTCGAAATCACCAAACAGGCACTTCTTTTCCAGGTCGGCGATCACGACGATTATATGCCTATTAACCAGACAAGAACCGAAGGAAACGATGATCAGGGATTCTGGGGACTTACTGTCATGTCGGCTGCCGAGTACAACTTCCCCCATCCTGCAGAAGACCAGCCACAATGGCTTGGACTTGCACAAGCCGTCTTCAATACCCAGGCAGCTCGTTGGGATACAGAGCATTGTAATGGCGGTTTGAGATGGCAAATCTTCCAG TGGAATAGGGGTTACGACTACAAGAATTCAATTTCTCAGGCTTGTTTCTTTGCTCTAGGTGCTCGTCTCGCTCTCTTCACTGGCAATAGCAGTTATGCCGACTGGGCAGATAGAACATGGGACTGGATGGAAGCAGTCGAGTTTATTGACCCTAAGAGCTGGTACGTTTATGATGGTGCTCATATCGGCAACAACTGCACGAAACTCGTCCCCTATCAATTCTCTTACAATGCGGGTGGTATGATTCTCGGCGCCGCTGCTATGTACAACTTTACCGAAAGCCAGGTCTGGAAGGATCGCCTTGACAATCTTCTCGTGGGTGCCAAAGTCTTTTTCTCGGGGCCTGAAAAGAACATCATGACAGAGGTCGCTTGTGAACCCGTGAAACTTTGCAACCTCGACCAGAAGTCTTTCAAGGCATATCTGAGCCGCTGGCTTGCTGTCACTACGCAATGGGCTCCCCATACTCGCGACACTATCATGCCACTTTTACGTGCTTCAGCCGTTGCAGCCACGGACAAGTGCACGGGAGGTGATAACAATCGAATGTGTAGTCTCTACTGGACCAAGGACAAGTTTGAGGGCGAAGTCACCATTGGTCAACAAATGGCTGCATTAGAGGTTACTCTTGCCTGCATGATCCAGGATCGACCAGCCCCGTTAACGAAGGACACTGGAGGAACAAGCAAAGCCAATCCTGGCGGTGGTGCCGAAGATGTTGGGCGAACGACCCCTGATTTGGATTACAAACCTTTGCCTGCCGGTGATAAGGCTGGTGCCGCCATCATTACCATTTTGATTCTCGCCGGCCTACTTGCTGGTATGTTCTGGATATTCTTTGACGAAACGTCAGACAGTGGTCCCATTGATCAGTTCCGGAGTTTTGGATCATCAGCCGCTGCTGCCGTTGCCGCTTTGGCTGCTGGTAGGGGCGCAGCCGCGGTATTTGGACataagaagggcaagaaggacatCAACGAAAAAAATGCTGCGGTCTTTGCGACATCAAGCAATGGCAGCTCCCAAGAAAGCACCAACAGCCCTGTTGCAAATGATGTGCCTGCCGGCGCTATCAATCAGAGCCAGGGGCAACATCGTCGGGTGTCTAGCATGCCTTTGGGATGGCCACAAAACCCAGCAATGAGAGGAAGCACTCTATATGACTCTGACGGGGTTTACCCAGCGTCAGCCTCGGCGCGACAATCTCGAGGGGACTGGGCAGTAGGAGGCATTGGCGAATCAAGCAGTGCTGCAGGAAGTTCGGCTGGTGGTAATAGAAGCTACACACAACAGGAGAACGCGACAGGCGACACCACCCCAGGCACCGAGGAACCTGGCCTACCACACGATAGGAACAGTAAGAGTGCCACCCACACCGCCGAAGTGGGCGTGAGTCAACGTGAGGCTCCAGGAGCTATCGGGGTAGCACAGTGA
- a CDS encoding SNF2 family N-terminal domain-containing protein, which produces MADITSMSIEEIQEELTVQKVVLESLSEATYDGAEDMRQEAHSEIVRLKKLLQSLKLKKEPGTTTGESRHHVPEDRVLGSSTLEDGEPEASKAMQSPSRHGAWRLPDRKRGADSARLSFHDNHAKTRRISPEENTFSTTLAYGNADDHVDFIDLTGDDDDIGSDFIAEQIKAEERQKQEWADQQLARQLSSQGPSNQLPGSQSSQNNAFTRLMNSQPALSTTLDDTDDDLFRIPGAYDARWDDSSGAGPAFNIPQRRIVPQYIPMATSPNYNAIKDDPDLIFAGSVTRQIPSPSGRPILASGMNYPDLSRRHPGAPRAGVWPKYHSSPGSSSNSSELANLTRWSNGIDFVSGLDADGRPINPHLMSYAREADSFHTPQLDQGELDALLKNISADMDLPKAGLGEAPEGLKRPLYPHQDIALAWMKKMESGTNKGGILADDMGLGKTISTLSLLLDRRAPTRPKTNLIVAPVALLRQWEEEIATKTKPTHRLSVYVHHGKKASIDELLRYDVVLTTYGTVAQELKRFEKIVEDHNERGGNINWNDTTISSKLSLLHPVKAQFYRVILDEAQCIKNKDTKGAKACTQLKSIHRWCLTGTPMMNGIIELYSLVKFLRIKPYSKWEEFRQGFGVLFGRNGDPKHVAMDKLQALLKAIMLRRKKSSKLNGKPILVLPEKTEEIVYAELSPEERDFYSQLEKHARVQFSKYLREGTVSKNYSNILVLLLRLRQACCHPHLNLDVDEAAPSSIPDEDKKQLVKELDQAIVDRIKEVEAFECPICYDAVQCPSFFIPCGHDSCSECLVRIVESASAVNLQEGSESSRAKCPVCRGQFDPAKCFSYETFREVHMPETVKKESGIEPADDESDSGDDSETGSESDYESDDEVDKKGNLKGFIVNDELSVEDEKVSVKKQRKGKGKRKDKGKGKSLDVKPAMLKTLRKEAYKNREAFKKYMRYLRKTWEPAAKVTECMNLIKQIEGTGEKTIIFSQWTLLLDLLQVAMSHEKMAKPERYDGSMSATLRNVAAQNFRERKDTKVMLVSLRAGNAGLNLTAASRVIIMDPFWNPYIEMQAVDRAYRIGQQQEVKVYRILTKDTVEDRIVDLQNKKKEMVEAALDETAGSKIGRLSINDLKNLFGFNR; this is translated from the exons ATGGCTGACATAACCTCCATGAGTATCGAGGAGATCCAGGAGGAGCTGACAGTGCAAAAGGTTGTCTTAGAGTCCCTTTCTGAGGCAACGTATGATGGGGCTGAGGATATGAGACAAGAGGCTCACTCGGAGATCGTTcgcctcaagaagcttcttcaaagctTGAAACTGAAGAAGGAGCCTGGTACTACCA CTGGTGAATCTCGTCACCACGTCCCCGAAGATCGTGTCCTTGGATCATCAACTCTAG AGGATGGTGAGCCTGAAGCATCAAAAGCCATGCAATCTCCATCACGACACGGTGCCTGGCGTTTACCTGACCGAAAGAGGGGTGCCGACTCAGCTCGCCTCTCCTTCCATGACAATCATGCGAAGACACGCCGTATTTCCCCTGAAGAGAATACCTTCTCGACTACCTTGGCCTACGGCAATGCTGACGACCACGTCGACTTCATAGACCTTACTGG GGACGATGATGACATAGGGTCCGACTTCATCGCTGAACAAATTAAGGCCGAGGAGAGACAAAAGCAGGAATGGGCAGACCAACAGCTCGCGAGACAGCTTTCGAGTCAAGGCCCTTCCAATCAACTTCCAGGCTCACAATCTTCTCAGAATAACGCCTTTACACGACTCATGAACAGTCAGCCTGCCCTTTCTACCACACTTGATGACACAGACGACGACCTCTTTCGGATCCCTGGCGCTTATGATGCGCGCTGGGATGATTCTTCAGGCGCCGGGCCAGCTTTCAACATACCTCAAAGGCGAATAGTCCCTCAGTACATACCTATGGCAACTTCCCCGAACTACAATGCCATCAAGGACGACCCGGATCTTATCTTCGCAGGATCCGTTACTCGCCAAATACCAAGTCCTTCTGGTCGTCCAATCCTGGCTTCCGGCATGAACTACCCAGACCTGAGTAGGCGTCATCCTGGCGCGCCTCGTGCTGGCGTCTGGCCTAAATATCACAGCTCACCTGGTTCTTCGTCAAATTCATCAGAACTCGCCAATTTGACCAGATGGAGTAACGGAATTGACTTCGTGAGCGGGCTAGATGCCGATGGCAGGCCAATAAACCCCCATTTGATGAGTTACGCGAGAGAAGCGGACAGTTTCCATACGCCTCAGCTAGACCAAGGAGAACTTGATGCTCTCCTGAAAAATATCTCTGCTGATATGGATCTTCCCAAGGCAGGTCTAGGTGAGGCACCAGAAGGGTTGAAGAGACCCCTGTATCCTCATCAGGACATTGCTCTAGCCTGGATGAAGAAAATGGAATCAGGGACAAACAAAGGTGGTATTCTTGCTGATGACATGGGGCTTGGGAAGACGATTTCAACACTTTCGCTCCTCTTGGACCGCCGGGCACCCACAAGGCCAAAG ACAAACCTCATCGTCGCCCCTGTGGCTCTCCTACGTCAatgggaagaagagattgccaccaagaccaaacCAACACACCGGCTCTCGGTATATGTTCATCACGGCAAAAAGGCCTCGATTGATGAGTTACTTAGATATGACGTGGTGCTGACTACATATGGTACAGTTGCACAAGAGCTCAAGCGATTTGAAAAGATCGTGGAGGATCATAATGAAAGGGGAGGAAACATCAACTGGAACGACACGACCATCAGTTCCAAACTATCACTTCTGCACCCGGTCAAGGCCCAATTTTACCGTGTCATTCTTGATGAGGCACAATGCATTAAGAACAAGGACACAAAGGGTGCCAAAGCTTGCACCCAACTGAAATCGATCCACCGGTGGTGTCTGACAGGAACACCCATGATGAATGGGATCATAGAACTGTACTCTCTTGTCAAGTTCCTGAGGATCAAACCGTACTCGAAGTGGGAAGAGTTCCGACAG GGATTTGGTGTTCTATTTGGCCGCAATGGAGACCCTAAACACGTGGCCATGGATAAGTTACAAGCACTTCTCAAAGCCATCATGCTCCGGCGTAAGAAAAGCTCAAAGCTTAACGGTAAGCCTATCCTTGTGCTCCCTGAGAAGACGGAAGAAATCGTCTACGCCGAACTATCACCTGAGGAGCGCGATTTCTATTCGCAGCTTGAAAAGCATGCCAGGGTCCAATTCAGCAAATATCTTCGTGAGGGGACGGTCAGTAAGAACTACTCCAACattcttgttctcttgcttcgcTTGCGCCAGGCTTGTTGCCATCCACATCTCAATCTGGATGTCGACGAAGCGGCCCCTTCGTCTATCCCAGATGAAGATAAGAAACAACTCGTCAAAGAATTGGATCAAGCTATAGTGGATAGGATCAAGGAGGTCGAGGCATTCGAATGTCCTATCTGCTATGATGCCGTTCAATGCCCCAGCTTTTTTATTCCCTGCGGCCATGATAGCTGCAGTGAATGCCTTGTTCGGATTGTAGAGAGCGCTTCGGCGGTTAATTTGCAGGAAGGAAGTGAAAGCAGCCGGGCTAAGTGCCCCGTCTGTCGCGGCCAATTCGACCCTGCCAAGTGTTTTTCCTATGAAACCTTTCGGGAGGTGCACATGCCGGAAACCGTCAAGAAAGAATCCGGTATAGAACCAGCTGACGATGAATCTGACTCGGGCGACGACTCAGAAACAGGGTCAGAGTCAGACTACGAGTCAGATGATGAGGTAGACAAAAAGGGTAATCTCAAAGGTTTCATCGTTAACGACGAACTTTCGGTTGAGGACGAAAAGGTATCAGTCAAGAAACAGCGCAAAGGAAAGGGGAAACGGAAGGACAAGGGGAAGGGAAAGTCATTGGATGTCAAGCCTGCCATGCTTAAGACCTTGCGCAAGGAGGCTTACAAGAACCGCGAGGCGTTCAAAAAGTACATGCGTTATCTGCGCAAAACTTGGGAACCCGCTGCAAAGGTCACGGAATGCATGAATCTCATCAAGCAGATCGAGGGAACCGGCGAGAAGACCATCATCTTTTCTCAGTGGACCCTGTTGTTGGATCTGCTACAGGTCGCCATGTCACATGAGAAAATGGCTAAACCAGAGAGATATGACGGTTCAATGTCAGCAACCCTTCGCAACGTTGCAGCTCAGAATTTCCGCGAGCGAAAGGACACCAAGGTTATGCTGGTTTCCCTCCGAGCTGGAAATGCAGGCCTGAACCTTACCGCTGCCTCTCGGGTCATCATTATGGATCCTTTCTGGAATCCCTATATCGAGATGCAGGCCGTCGATCGAGCCTATCGAATTGGGCAACAACAGGAGGTGAAGGTGTATCGCATTTTGACCAAGGATACTGTCGAAGACCGAATCGTAGACTTGCAAAACAAGAAAAAAGAGATGGTTGAGGCTGCACTGGACGAGACTGCAGGCAGCAAGATTGGTCGTCTCAGCATCAACGACCTCAAGAATCTTTTCGGATTCAACCGCTAA